From Aquificota bacterium, one genomic window encodes:
- the glyS gene encoding glycine--tRNA ligase subunit beta: MKDLLIEIGTEELPAGVILQAVEYLKERFSQILGRQDIKTYSTPRRLAFFVENFENKALEKEEVLWGPPVKVAYEEGKPTKALLAFLERNSASLEEVVHLQKGEGTYVAIKRVYKEDTPIEKLSQSFEEILQSVPFPKSMRWDSSSLRFSRPIRWICALYGEEMLPLSFGRVKASNITYGHRLLSSGPIEIKNPRDYLNVLKDNYVVADYKERLGMVLAFLKDEAYALGGRPLYPEGLEEEVANLVEFPFAVVGKFEEKYLELPQKVIMTVLAHHQRFFCVEKDEKLLPYFIAISNNYPKDGVIVKGYEKVIRARLEDALFFYREDLKRPLEELVKDLSGVVFHPKAGSMLEKVGRVGALALKIADILKLPEDKRKKIERASYLCKADLLTQMVRELDELQGYMGYIYALKQGEDPEVALALYEHYLPVKPGDTLPSNEVSAVLSVADKLDSINTLMAVGEIPKGSSDPYGIRRLAYGIYAVLDAFNWDINLREVMESIPPELEEFLKARLSAYLEPYGYDLVRAVLEVKDPLRPYEVIKEVKRLASLKEEEEFKNIVEAYRRVVRILPSNWGDDRVEENLFKEEEEKALWRSFKALEATGDLLALSSLKKTIDDFFDKVLVMDPDENIRRNRLALLFRIKRLFNKFADFSKVIS, from the coding sequence ATGAAGGACCTTCTCATAGAGATAGGAACGGAAGAGCTTCCAGCAGGAGTGATATTACAAGCGGTGGAATATTTAAAGGAAAGGTTTTCTCAGATATTGGGAAGACAAGACATAAAAACCTATTCAACGCCCAGGAGGCTTGCCTTCTTTGTTGAAAACTTTGAAAACAAGGCTCTGGAGAAGGAAGAGGTTCTTTGGGGACCTCCCGTAAAGGTGGCCTACGAGGAAGGAAAGCCCACAAAGGCCCTTCTTGCCTTTCTTGAAAGGAACTCTGCAAGCCTTGAAGAAGTGGTGCATCTGCAAAAGGGGGAAGGCACATACGTGGCCATAAAAAGAGTTTATAAGGAGGACACACCCATAGAAAAGCTTTCCCAATCCTTTGAGGAAATACTTCAATCGGTGCCTTTCCCAAAGAGTATGAGATGGGATAGTTCAAGCCTTAGGTTTTCAAGGCCTATAAGGTGGATATGCGCCCTATATGGCGAAGAGATGTTACCCCTGTCCTTTGGAAGGGTAAAGGCCAGCAATATAACCTACGGCCACCGATTACTTTCCTCAGGACCAATAGAAATTAAAAATCCAAGAGATTACTTGAATGTTCTCAAAGACAACTACGTGGTAGCAGACTACAAAGAAAGGCTCGGTATGGTATTGGCCTTTCTTAAAGATGAGGCCTACGCCTTGGGAGGAAGGCCACTTTACCCAGAGGGTTTGGAGGAGGAAGTGGCAAACCTTGTAGAATTCCCCTTTGCAGTGGTAGGAAAGTTTGAGGAGAAATACCTTGAGCTTCCCCAAAAGGTAATAATGACCGTGCTGGCCCATCATCAAAGGTTCTTCTGTGTAGAAAAGGATGAAAAACTCCTTCCATACTTTATAGCCATAAGCAACAACTACCCAAAGGATGGAGTTATTGTAAAAGGTTATGAAAAGGTCATAAGGGCAAGACTTGAGGATGCCCTTTTCTTCTATAGGGAGGACCTAAAAAGACCCCTTGAAGAACTTGTAAAGGACCTTTCTGGTGTAGTCTTTCATCCAAAGGCAGGCAGTATGTTGGAAAAGGTTGGAAGGGTTGGCGCCCTTGCCCTCAAGATTGCGGATATACTCAAGCTTCCAGAGGACAAAAGGAAAAAGATAGAAAGGGCAAGCTACCTTTGCAAGGCGGACCTTCTTACCCAGATGGTAAGAGAACTGGATGAACTTCAGGGCTATATGGGTTACATATACGCCTTAAAACAAGGAGAGGACCCAGAGGTAGCCCTTGCCCTCTATGAACATTACCTTCCTGTAAAGCCAGGAGATACACTACCATCCAATGAAGTATCTGCTGTGTTATCTGTGGCGGATAAGCTGGATAGCATAAACACTTTAATGGCCGTTGGAGAGATCCCCAAAGGTAGCTCGGACCCCTATGGCATAAGAAGGTTGGCCTATGGTATATATGCAGTATTGGATGCCTTCAATTGGGATATAAACCTTAGGGAAGTTATGGAAAGTATACCACCGGAGCTTGAGGAGTTTTTGAAAGCAAGGCTTTCTGCCTACCTTGAGCCTTATGGCTATGACCTGGTTAGGGCAGTTCTTGAAGTAAAAGACCCGCTTAGACCCTATGAGGTTATAAAAGAGGTAAAAAGACTTGCCAGTTTAAAGGAAGAGGAAGAATTTAAAAATATAGTGGAGGCATACAGAAGGGTGGTAAGGATATTACCTTCCAATTGGGGGGATGATAGGGTAGAAGAAAATCTTTTTAAGGAGGAGGAAGAAAAAGCCCTTTGGCGATCCTTTAAAGCCTTAGAAGCTACAGGAGACCTGCTTGCCCTATCTTCTTTGAAAAAAACCATTGACGATTTCTTTGATAAGGTCCTTGTTATGGACCCAGATGAGAATATAAGAAGAAACAGGCTTGCCTTGCTTTTTAGAATAAAAAGGCTTTTTAACAAGTTTGCAGACTTTAGCAAGGTAATAAGCTAA
- a CDS encoding DUF87 domain-containing protein encodes MKELFETLKERVAGARKSLKIASPWIEECLLEKLLEVLPKGIKIEVILRSQELKDLAITGEGTFRTLNKFGADVYISDRLHAKLVIVDDLLALVGSANLTGAGMREEGNLEAMVLIEGEDVKRFSELFEDFKRQSVKLLKDALAVVISVESSTEATALLFENIPEQSFLWVEKEDYKLLCKITKVYTQSQSFGIQESFYKDKLWLLAHLRTSLLRSGGYMGKVKVLLELRGEKEGYFGTPLRSLSLGDQLLPVREKEPDLQKIMKTNLSGYSMDIPLRVGSLLGKDVDVYIDLAKLTSMHMAVLGTTGSGKTAFVARLISAVPSNSCKVIIFDLFGEYINKLDPQRVHHAKLPYTLLPLWTEDIKELFRDYGFVLQERSEEERSFLAHIRSQLKPSMSLSAYREKTLKDILLEASKGGLRRDVLDVIEMVIRELGEEVLENQPKVFKLLEEALSSDKEIIIVDLKDMVNMSARLNLVGLLLREILSIARLKPERRLIVLEEAHNFAPERGATEVPTGRENLAINMTKKIALEGRKFSLGLVAVSQRPANLSKYVLSQLNTQALFRLITQNDIEAVSQFFEYPQEDQLRLLPTLKPGHLFLSGIAVPFSMLVEIQL; translated from the coding sequence ATGAAAGAGCTTTTTGAGACGTTAAAAGAGAGGGTAGCTGGGGCAAGGAAAAGCTTAAAGATAGCCTCTCCATGGATTGAAGAATGTCTTCTGGAAAAGCTTTTAGAAGTTTTACCAAAGGGTATAAAGATTGAAGTAATACTTAGGTCTCAAGAGCTAAAAGATTTAGCCATCACTGGAGAAGGGACCTTTAGAACCTTGAATAAGTTTGGAGCGGATGTTTATATTAGCGATAGACTTCATGCAAAGCTTGTAATAGTGGATGACCTTTTGGCTCTTGTAGGCTCTGCCAACTTAACCGGTGCGGGTATGCGGGAGGAGGGAAACCTTGAGGCCATGGTCCTCATTGAAGGTGAGGATGTAAAAAGGTTCTCCGAGCTTTTTGAAGACTTCAAAAGGCAATCTGTAAAGCTACTTAAGGATGCTTTGGCTGTGGTTATTTCTGTTGAATCTTCTACGGAAGCAACAGCCCTTCTTTTTGAGAATATACCAGAACAGTCCTTCTTATGGGTTGAAAAGGAAGACTACAAGCTTCTTTGTAAGATTACTAAGGTTTATACACAAAGCCAGTCCTTTGGTATACAGGAGAGTTTTTACAAAGATAAGCTATGGCTTTTGGCCCACCTTAGGACCTCCTTATTAAGATCTGGTGGCTACATGGGAAAGGTTAAGGTTCTTCTTGAGCTAAGAGGTGAAAAGGAAGGATACTTTGGCACTCCTCTAAGGAGCCTTTCGCTGGGCGACCAGCTCCTTCCTGTGAGGGAAAAAGAGCCGGACCTTCAAAAGATAATGAAGACAAACCTTTCGGGCTATTCTATGGACATACCCCTCAGGGTTGGAAGTCTGCTTGGAAAGGATGTGGACGTTTATATAGACCTTGCAAAGCTCACTTCCATGCATATGGCAGTCCTTGGAACCACAGGTTCGGGCAAAACTGCCTTTGTAGCAAGGCTCATATCTGCTGTGCCATCAAATAGCTGTAAGGTTATCATCTTTGACCTCTTTGGTGAATATATTAACAAGCTTGATCCTCAAAGGGTTCATCATGCAAAGCTACCATACACTCTTCTTCCCCTTTGGACGGAGGATATAAAGGAACTCTTTAGAGATTATGGCTTTGTGCTTCAAGAAAGGAGCGAGGAAGAGAGGAGTTTTTTGGCTCACATAAGGAGCCAGCTAAAGCCAAGCATGAGCCTATCAGCATACAGAGAAAAAACTTTGAAAGATATACTCCTTGAGGCTTCAAAGGGTGGACTAAGGAGGGATGTGCTTGATGTGATTGAGATGGTAATCAGAGAGCTTGGAGAAGAAGTCCTTGAAAACCAGCCAAAGGTTTTCAAGCTTTTGGAGGAGGCCCTAAGTTCGGATAAAGAGATCATCATAGTGGACCTAAAGGATATGGTAAATATGTCTGCAAGGCTAAACCTTGTGGGCCTCCTGTTAAGAGAAATACTTTCTATAGCAAGGCTAAAGCCAGAAAGAAGACTAATAGTCTTAGAAGAGGCCCACAACTTTGCACCAGAAAGGGGTGCTACAGAGGTGCCTACAGGCAGGGAGAACCTTGCCATAAACATGACCAAGAAGATAGCTTTGGAAGGAAGGAAGTTTTCTCTTGGACTTGTGGCAGTCTCCCAAAGGCCGGCAAACCTAAGCAAGTATGTGTTATCTCAGTTAAACACCCAAGCCCTCTTTAGGCTTATCACCCAAAACGATATAGAGGCAGTCTCTCAATTCTTTGAATACCCCCAAGAGGACCAGCTTAGACTTTTGCCTACCCTCAAGCCTGGCCATCTTTTCTTAAGTGGCATAGCCGTTCCCTTTAGTATGCTCGTAGAAATCCAGCTTTAA
- the secF gene encoding protein translocase subunit SecF, with product MKSIPFMSLRYYAYVIYIILLLLSLFSLFYRGLNLGLDFTGGSLLEVKFEKKVSIAEVRKKLESLGYSHFQVQDTAQGTTLIKLRLGEPTEKALEGLKELSPYQLIRSESIGGIITSELRQKAIWSILVAIGGILLYLGYRFEPLWAFGAILALVHDVLIVVGAYSLTYREVNLDVVASLLIVAGYSVSDTVVVFDRIRENLRLRKGTPFKDLIDLSINQTLVRTLMTSLTTLVVSLALFLFGGPALSNIMFAFVVGIFVGTLSSIFVASAMVFDVKSRLRPELRGSV from the coding sequence ATGAAAAGCATCCCCTTTATGAGCCTAAGGTACTATGCCTATGTTATATACATAATACTTCTGCTTTTGAGCCTCTTTTCCCTTTTCTACAGAGGCCTAAACCTTGGCCTTGATTTTACCGGCGGTAGCCTTTTGGAGGTAAAGTTTGAAAAGAAGGTAAGTATAGCAGAGGTAAGAAAAAAGCTTGAAAGCCTTGGATATTCACACTTTCAAGTTCAAGATACAGCCCAAGGCACCACCCTTATTAAGCTAAGGCTTGGAGAACCCACAGAGAAGGCCCTTGAAGGCTTAAAGGAGCTTTCTCCTTACCAGCTTATAAGGTCGGAAAGCATCGGCGGTATTATAACCTCGGAACTAAGACAAAAGGCCATATGGTCCATCTTGGTAGCCATAGGGGGTATACTCTTATACCTTGGCTACAGGTTTGAGCCTCTTTGGGCCTTTGGTGCCATACTGGCCCTTGTGCATGACGTTCTCATAGTGGTAGGTGCCTATTCTTTGACCTATAGGGAGGTCAACCTTGATGTGGTGGCTTCCCTTCTTATAGTGGCTGGCTACTCTGTGTCCGATACGGTGGTGGTATTTGACAGGATAAGGGAGAACCTGCGTCTACGAAAGGGCACGCCCTTTAAGGACCTTATTGACCTATCCATAAACCAAACACTTGTCAGAACTCTTATGACTTCCTTAACTACCCTTGTGGTATCTCTTGCCCTTTTCCTCTTTGGTGGCCCCGCCCTTTCCAACATCATGTTTGCCTTTGTGGTGGGCATCTTTGTGGGAACGCTATCCTCCATCTTTGTGGCAAGCGCCATGGTTTTTGATGTAAAGAGCAGGCTAAGACCAGAGCTAAGGGGTAGTGTATAA
- the ppsA gene encoding pyruvate, water dikinase produces MKKYLVWLDEVGIEDIPLVGGKNASLGEMIRNLSSLGVNVPYGFVVTSESYYEFIRYNNLEEEIKKILKGLDPNNVEDLARRGHQVRELIKGGDFPKEIEEGIKEYYQKLSERYGSFAVDVAVRSSATAEDLPHASFAGQQETYLNVVGAENVLTAVKNGFASLFTDRAISYRESFGFDHFKVGIAMGVQKMVRSDLGASGVMFTIDTESGFKDVVVINASYGLGELLVQGMVTPDEYMVFKPTLQAGYSAIIEKKLGRKDRKMVYGVGQERVKIVNVPLQEQKQFALSDDEILQLARWGILVEEYYSKKNGRWMPMDIEWAKDGVLNQLFIVQARPETVHSRKEENILRVYKFTEPLEERIKKRIVYGIAVGDKIAHGKVRVIHDLKDAGQFQEGEILVTDITDPDWEPIMKKASGIITNRGGRTAHAAIVARELGIPAVVGTHKATEILKTGMEVTLSCAEGEIGYVYEGYVPYQVEEINLENLPRTNTKIMMNVGNPESAFKYSSIPNDGVGLAREEFIIANYIKIHPLALLHYEEIKKLYEDLKVQGLLDDRGNVNMATIYRYAKPPLSEKLAKGKDRKQINLQKLIEDIENLTFGYEDKAQYFVKKLSYGIAKISSAFYPNPVIVRFSDFKSNEYRGLIGGELFEPEEENPMLGWRGASRYYSDVYKQAFGLECQAILRVRNKMGLTNTKVMVPFCRTPEEGERVLKVMEEYGLKKGENGLEVYVMAELPSNVILADKFAEIFDGFSIGSNDLTQLTLGLDRDSGLVAHLYDERNEAVKRFIAHLIQTAKEKGKKVGICGQGPSDFPDFAVFLVEQGIDSISLNPDSVLKTMLVVAEAEGRLKEAVI; encoded by the coding sequence ATGAAGAAGTATTTAGTCTGGTTAGATGAGGTGGGCATTGAGGATATACCCTTGGTGGGGGGCAAAAATGCTTCTTTGGGTGAGATGATAAGGAACCTCTCTTCCCTTGGTGTAAACGTGCCATACGGCTTTGTGGTAACTTCTGAGAGCTACTATGAGTTTATAAGGTATAACAATCTGGAGGAGGAAATAAAAAAGATATTAAAGGGCCTTGACCCAAACAATGTGGAGGACCTTGCCAGAAGAGGCCATCAAGTAAGGGAGCTTATAAAGGGTGGAGACTTTCCAAAAGAAATAGAGGAAGGAATAAAGGAGTATTATCAAAAACTTTCCGAACGTTATGGCTCCTTTGCCGTGGATGTGGCCGTGCGTTCCTCTGCAACGGCGGAAGACCTACCCCATGCCTCCTTTGCGGGACAGCAAGAGACCTACCTTAACGTGGTTGGTGCAGAAAACGTGCTTACGGCTGTAAAAAACGGCTTTGCCTCCCTCTTTACCGATAGGGCCATATCCTACAGGGAATCCTTTGGCTTTGACCACTTTAAGGTGGGCATAGCCATGGGCGTTCAAAAGATGGTAAGGTCTGATTTGGGTGCCTCTGGGGTTATGTTCACCATAGACACAGAATCGGGCTTTAAGGATGTGGTGGTCATAAACGCCTCCTATGGCCTTGGAGAACTCCTTGTGCAAGGCATGGTAACACCCGATGAGTATATGGTTTTCAAGCCCACATTGCAAGCAGGATACTCGGCCATAATAGAGAAAAAGCTTGGAAGGAAAGACAGGAAGATGGTCTACGGAGTGGGCCAAGAGAGGGTAAAGATCGTAAACGTGCCTTTGCAAGAGCAAAAACAGTTTGCCCTTTCCGACGATGAGATACTCCAACTGGCAAGGTGGGGTATTCTTGTGGAGGAATACTATTCAAAGAAAAACGGAAGATGGATGCCCATGGATATAGAGTGGGCAAAGGATGGGGTCCTCAACCAGCTTTTCATAGTGCAAGCAAGGCCCGAAACCGTCCATTCAAGGAAAGAAGAAAATATCCTAAGGGTTTATAAGTTTACCGAGCCACTGGAAGAGAGAATAAAAAAGAGAATAGTGTATGGTATAGCGGTAGGGGACAAGATAGCCCACGGAAAGGTAAGGGTCATACACGACTTAAAGGATGCAGGACAATTTCAAGAGGGAGAAATACTGGTTACCGACATAACGGACCCAGACTGGGAGCCTATAATGAAGAAGGCTTCTGGCATAATAACCAACAGGGGAGGAAGAACAGCCCACGCCGCCATAGTGGCGAGGGAGCTTGGCATTCCAGCAGTGGTAGGCACACACAAGGCCACAGAAATACTCAAAACAGGTATGGAGGTGACACTCTCCTGCGCAGAAGGAGAAATAGGTTATGTTTATGAGGGCTATGTGCCTTATCAGGTGGAGGAAATAAACCTTGAGAACCTTCCAAGGACCAATACCAAAATTATGATGAATGTGGGAAATCCAGAATCTGCCTTTAAGTATTCATCCATTCCAAACGATGGTGTGGGCCTTGCCAGAGAGGAGTTTATCATAGCCAACTACATAAAGATACATCCCTTGGCACTTTTGCATTATGAGGAGATAAAGAAGCTATACGAAGACCTAAAGGTTCAGGGCCTTTTGGATGATAGGGGTAATGTGAATATGGCAACCATATACAGGTATGCCAAGCCACCTCTCTCTGAAAAGCTTGCAAAAGGCAAAGACAGAAAGCAGATAAATCTCCAAAAGCTAATAGAAGACATAGAAAACCTCACCTTTGGCTATGAGGACAAGGCTCAATACTTTGTTAAAAAGCTTTCCTACGGTATTGCCAAAATATCCTCCGCCTTTTACCCAAATCCTGTTATAGTGAGGTTTTCCGACTTTAAGTCTAACGAATACAGAGGCTTGATAGGTGGCGAGCTTTTTGAGCCAGAGGAAGAAAACCCTATGCTTGGCTGGAGGGGTGCCTCCAGATATTACTCGGATGTATACAAGCAGGCCTTTGGCCTTGAATGCCAAGCAATCTTAAGGGTTAGGAACAAGATGGGACTTACCAACACAAAGGTTATGGTGCCTTTCTGCAGAACGCCAGAAGAGGGAGAAAGGGTCCTAAAGGTTATGGAGGAGTATGGACTTAAGAAGGGAGAAAACGGCTTGGAAGTTTATGTGATGGCAGAGCTTCCAAGCAATGTGATCCTTGCGGACAAGTTTGCGGAGATCTTTGACGGTTTTTCCATAGGCTCCAACGACCTTACCCAGCTTACCTTGGGCCTTGACAGAGACTCGGGCCTTGTGGCCCATCTTTATGATGAGAGGAACGAGGCGGTAAAGAGGTTTATAGCTCATCTTATACAAACTGCCAAGGAGAAGGGTAAAAAGGTAGGCATATGCGGTCAGGGACCTTCCGACTTCCCAGACTTTGCCGTCTTCTTGGTAGAACAAGGAATTGACAGCATATCCCTAAACCCCGACTCTGTGCTAAAGACCATGCTGGTGGTGGCAGAGGCCGAAGGCAGGCTAAAAGAGGCGGTGATATAA
- a CDS encoding tetratricopeptide repeat protein, which yields MKDIVLRVGSLIAVILLLVGGFLFWDKYKKDKLEKLAYKEHEISKLIQTGNYSKALELIKKEESAGPFKPLLLSYELYIAENSEEKIDEGKVLKEILESLKDKDLLALYRERYAYYLFKQGKLQEALKESENIGEKDFNYVSAMLLKAQILKKEGKNKEAQELLSKVMEKSPNIYFSNMAQAMMLMGR from the coding sequence ATGAAAGATATAGTTTTAAGGGTTGGTAGCCTTATAGCTGTAATCTTGCTTTTGGTGGGAGGGTTCCTTTTTTGGGACAAATACAAAAAGGATAAGCTTGAAAAGCTGGCATATAAGGAGCATGAAATAAGCAAACTAATCCAAACGGGCAACTACTCCAAGGCCTTGGAGCTTATAAAAAAGGAGGAATCGGCCGGGCCTTTTAAACCATTGCTTTTGTCTTATGAGCTATACATTGCGGAGAACTCAGAAGAAAAGATAGACGAGGGTAAGGTGCTAAAAGAAATCCTTGAAAGTTTAAAGGACAAGGACCTTCTTGCCCTTTATAGGGAAAGGTATGCCTATTACCTTTTTAAACAGGGCAAACTGCAAGAAGCTTTAAAGGAGTCGGAAAACATAGGAGAAAAGGACTTTAACTATGTTAGCGCCATGCTTTTAAAGGCTCAGATACTCAAAAAGGAAGGTAAAAACAAAGAGGCTCAAGAGCTGTTATCCAAAGTAATGGAAAAAAGCCCAAACATCTATTTTTCTAACATGGCTCAAGCCATGATGCTTATGGGTAGGTAA
- a CDS encoding OmpA family protein, translating to MKRFGLILLSSMVVFAEDLSNIRLLDGINQMQRSIELAKEKKVDQADPYHFEKARANKEVAYILASGMDEVGSKLFMVKSFSSLSKALSGREELDEISFVKAGSLSTIDVESLNSKLSYVRENRGLNCAPVELARAEAFYEALSYELSKPEPNPTNLVDFYNKAFADLGLAIEKVNVAKEGRLECYTGKAYVPEQAKAELQTKQEEIAQPTPEAPKPREEPLKVSARVHFDFNKHSIKREYIPLLNEVVKVLKENPNVRVRIEGYTDDVGSKAYNDKLALSRAKAVKDYLVKAGISEDRIEVVGFGKERYIADNKTPIGRFTNRRADFIVIQVPGQ from the coding sequence ATGAAAAGGTTTGGCCTTATACTCCTTAGCTCCATGGTAGTTTTCGCAGAGGACCTTTCTAATATAAGACTTCTTGACGGTATTAATCAGATGCAAAGAAGTATTGAGTTGGCAAAAGAGAAGAAAGTGGACCAGGCAGACCCCTACCATTTTGAAAAGGCAAGGGCCAATAAAGAAGTGGCATACATATTAGCCTCTGGTATGGATGAGGTTGGTTCAAAGCTTTTTATGGTAAAAAGCTTTAGCTCACTTTCAAAGGCCCTTTCTGGAAGGGAAGAGCTGGATGAGATAAGCTTTGTAAAGGCTGGAAGCTTGTCCACCATTGATGTAGAAAGCCTTAATTCAAAGCTTAGTTATGTAAGAGAAAATAGAGGACTAAACTGCGCACCCGTGGAGCTTGCAAGGGCAGAGGCTTTTTACGAGGCCCTTTCTTATGAACTTTCCAAGCCTGAACCAAACCCCACCAACCTTGTGGATTTCTACAATAAGGCCTTTGCAGACCTTGGCTTAGCAATTGAAAAGGTAAATGTGGCAAAGGAAGGAAGGCTTGAATGCTATACTGGCAAGGCCTATGTGCCCGAGCAAGCAAAGGCTGAACTGCAAACAAAACAGGAAGAAATAGCCCAGCCAACGCCGGAGGCTCCAAAGCCAAGGGAAGAGCCATTAAAGGTGTCCGCAAGGGTGCATTTTGACTTTAACAAACACAGTATAAAAAGGGAATACATCCCCCTTCTAAACGAAGTAGTCAAAGTTCTAAAGGAAAACCCCAACGTGAGAGTTAGGATAGAGGGCTATACGGACGATGTAGGTTCAAAGGCTTATAACGATAAGCTCGCCCTAAGCAGGGCAAAGGCAGTAAAGGATTACCTTGTAAAGGCTGGAATTTCAGAGGACAGGATAGAGGTAGTAGGCTTTGGGAAAGAGAGGTATATAGCGGACAACAAAACGCCCATAGGCAGGTTTACCAACAGGAGAGCGGATTTCATAGTTATACAGGTGCCCGGTCAATAA
- a CDS encoding glycosyltransferase family 39 protein, protein MVYLLVALVPLLYLLNLGYFQVWSPNEAFYADATRAMVQSGNFIDPYYNGELRLNKPPMTYWLVAIGYYLLSINEWGLRLMHALLGLMTGIITFLIAKEITGNYKIGLFSFLMLTLSVQFFANSQYASPEVPFTFFITLSLYLWFISYKRKSLLLLFFTFLSSSCAMLVKGPAGFLLPAGIVFLYLLFTDPKELLKLKYYIFTAISLVLGLWWHVYELLTKGHTFWEVFYRENFKRVYDGKDPFYFYLLDLNVSFLPYSFLFFFAFLWVVLKIKREYAFPMVWFLFVYGIFSLVAQKIPVYVLPAFPALAIMTSGFMLSQDWERLKRYAILLLLSLISIALAVGIFLFSLPFAFLLIIPLPFLLFLKDHRLSPALAGMMFIVLLKFGLLTDLEEKRKVKELGEFIKKLDPKSAMPVYEVGHFHHSLPFYAERKIIRDKEPQKGSIVVYKSGTFEKCNPIKSLRLYTGSESRLFKFLMDARKNKNFEEFFVCLY, encoded by the coding sequence ATGGTTTATTTGCTTGTGGCTTTGGTGCCTTTGCTTTATCTTTTAAACCTTGGCTACTTTCAAGTTTGGTCTCCCAATGAGGCCTTCTATGCGGATGCTACAAGGGCCATGGTTCAAAGTGGGAACTTTATAGACCCTTATTACAACGGAGAACTTAGACTAAACAAGCCTCCTATGACCTATTGGCTTGTGGCTATAGGCTACTACCTTTTGAGTATAAACGAGTGGGGCCTAAGGCTTATGCATGCCCTTTTGGGCCTTATGACAGGAATAATCACTTTCCTTATAGCAAAGGAAATAACAGGAAACTACAAGATAGGCCTTTTTAGCTTTCTCATGCTTACCCTTTCTGTGCAGTTCTTTGCCAATTCTCAGTATGCCTCTCCAGAGGTTCCTTTTACCTTCTTTATAACCCTAAGCCTATACCTTTGGTTTATCTCTTACAAGAGGAAAAGCCTTCTTTTGCTCTTCTTTACATTCCTTTCCTCCTCTTGTGCCATGCTTGTAAAAGGTCCTGCAGGCTTTCTACTGCCTGCTGGCATAGTCTTCCTTTATCTACTCTTTACGGACCCAAAGGAGCTTTTAAAGCTTAAGTATTACATATTTACTGCAATCTCTTTGGTCCTTGGCCTCTGGTGGCACGTTTATGAGCTTTTGACAAAGGGCCACACCTTTTGGGAGGTCTTCTACAGGGAAAACTTTAAACGAGTTTATGATGGGAAAGACCCCTTTTACTTTTACCTTCTTGACCTCAATGTAAGCTTTTTGCCCTACTCCTTCCTTTTCTTTTTTGCCTTCCTTTGGGTGGTGTTAAAGATTAAAAGGGAATACGCCTTTCCTATGGTTTGGTTCCTATTTGTCTACGGCATTTTTAGCCTTGTGGCTCAAAAGATCCCTGTTTATGTGCTTCCTGCCTTTCCTGCCCTCGCCATTATGACCTCTGGCTTTATGCTATCCCAGGATTGGGAGAGATTAAAAAGGTATGCCATTCTTTTACTCCTTAGTCTTATATCCATAGCCTTAGCCGTTGGTATCTTCCTCTTCTCCTTGCCTTTTGCCTTCCTTTTAATTATCCCTCTTCCCTTCTTACTTTTCTTAAAGGACCATAGACTCTCGCCAGCCTTGGCTGGCATGATGTTTATTGTTCTCTTAAAGTTTGGGCTTTTGACAGATTTGGAAGAAAAAAGAAAGGTAAAAGAACTTGGAGAGTTTATAAAAAAGCTTGACCCTAAGAGTGCTATGCCCGTGTATGAAGTGGGACATTTCCACCATAGCCTACCTTTTTACGCAGAAAGGAAGATAATAAGGGACAAAGAACCACAAAAGGGGTCCATAGTGGTTTATAAAAGTGGCACCTTTGAAAAATGTAATCCCATAAAAAGCCTTAGACTCTATACAGGTTCGGAAAGCAGGCTTTTTAAATTCCTAATGGATGCCCGCAAAAACAAAAACTTTGAGGAATTTTTTGTATGCCTTTATTGA
- the dtd gene encoding D-tyrosyl-tRNA(Tyr) deacylase: MRAVLQRVKESKVYVDGKEVASIGIGLNILLGVGVGDKEEDVDKLVEKIVNLRIFEDDSGKFNLSLLDIKGSALVVSQFTLYANTKKGRRPSFELAERPERAKELYELFVEKMSKYVPTQCGIFGAMMEVYILNWGPVSIILDSKEL; this comes from the coding sequence ATGAGGGCAGTGTTGCAAAGGGTAAAGGAATCAAAGGTGTATGTGGATGGAAAGGAGGTGGCAAGCATTGGCATTGGTCTTAACATACTCCTTGGTGTGGGCGTGGGGGACAAGGAAGAGGATGTGGACAAGCTTGTAGAAAAGATAGTAAATCTACGTATATTTGAGGATGATTCTGGAAAGTTTAACCTATCCTTGCTTGATATAAAGGGATCTGCCTTGGTAGTTTCCCAGTTTACCCTTTATGCCAATACAAAAAAGGGAAGGAGACCCAGCTTTGAGCTTGCAGAAAGGCCAGAAAGGGCAAAAGAGCTTTATGAGCTTTTTGTGGAAAAGATGTCTAAGTATGTGCCAACCCAGTGTGGCATCTTTGGTGCCATGATGGAAGTTTATATACTAAACTGGGGACCGGTGTCAATAATCCTTGACAGCAAAGAGCTTTAA